DNA from Coffea arabica cultivar ET-39 chromosome 10c, Coffea Arabica ET-39 HiFi, whole genome shotgun sequence:
GAACGTAACCGTAACCAAGCTGATAAGCTGTTTTCTGAGTTCGTAAATTTTGGCAATAGACTAATTTTGCTACGAAACAGGGCTCCATTAAGGAAATTTAAGCTCTCCCTTATGAGGGTTGTGGAAAGCTATCGTGGGGCACTCGATTCACTGATATCTGCTGCACTTTTGTGTCAACTTCAAGAACTCGAAATTTCTGTGGACAACCGGAGTAGTTATAGGGAACGATTATCACCGGAGGGAATATTCACCTGCAAAACACTGACTTCCTTGAGACTAGTGTGGCGCCGTGTGGATTTCAAAGTCCCCAGTCCAGTTTGTTTGCCTAATGTTAAGCTCTTGTGCTTGATAGGACCGATGTTTCAATTAGGAGATCATGATGATTCCCTGCAGAGGCTTATCCAGGGTTGTCCTTTGCTTCAAGAACTAGAGCTGCATTGTGCACTGGGGGATTTGGATCAAATTTTTGCTGAGGATGCATGTATGCAAATTGAAATTCGTGATATTTCTAGTCCTTTCCTGAAGAAAGTAGTGCTGCATTTAGATGGAGGTCTGGATACTAAGGTTGTAGTGGAGTCGAACAATCTTGAGAGTTTGGAATACCATTTCGTAGGTGCGGAGTATAAGATAAGCATAAATGCTCCAAATCTTAAATACCTTGGTTGTGGAGGCGACATAAATGGAGTAAGCTTTATTCAAGACCTGAATTCTCTTGTTAGTGCCAAAATTGGCTCCCTCCTTGAAATCCCTAATTCTGAGATTTTTTACAATCTTGTCAACCAGGTGAAAAGTGTGGAATCACTTACTCTAATACAGCCCAAGGTTCTAACGGtatgatttttgttttgaacTTTAATATTTCTCTCCGACTTTGAAagcttttccttccttttgAGTTGTCTTAAGAGTAATTGGACGATCATACTTCCAAGTTCGTACGTGagttttgattatttttctCATGCACATGAAGGTCGATATTTCCAATTATGTGATGCCAACTTTCAGCAATTTGATCAGCCTGGAGTTCATTCTCCTCAATTACCATGCTGTTGAATCCTGGAAACTCATGCCAATCTTAATTAAAAGTGCCCCTCACCTCGAAAAGCTAGTCTTCGGTCGAAAGATGTTTCGCGCTGAGCGTGTGGAAAAAGAATTTGAGCTTCTATTTCCAGAATTCATGCCGAAATACTCCATTGAACATCTCAAGGAAATAGAATTCACAAAATTTGACGAGAAGCGCTATGAATTCAAGCTAGTTGAGTATCTTTTGCAAAATGGAAAAGCTTTGAAGAAGATGGTGCTACGTGGATCTTTGCAACCCTCTAGCTATGATAGAATAATGTCATACATGAGATGCTCAGAGGATTGTCAAATTGTGGTAGAAGAACGTGGTTCAGAGGAAATCTGGTGGATGCTAACAGTTGACTTATAAATGATATCTGTTTCAGTCATGCAGGGAAGTCGTGGGAAAATGAAGTAACAAAATCATCTGCTATGTACATTTGCTTTTTGATGTATGCATAAAGGATCAGAATTCCCTGTTGTTCATgtcttttgttgcttgaattgATTTGTTCTTTTTACTACGAAGGAGTGGATTTGGGATGGGAATTTGCAGGAGTGGAGGTGTTCAGCTGATGCTTTTCATGCAAAAGTTAGATATGCATGCATATTATGATGATGTAGAAGTTGTCAGGTAAGTCAATGGAAGGGCTTCTACACCTCTCAAAAGATCACTGCGTGAATCGTACAATGAAGGAAAACAGATATGAAACTGCTAATCTTGCTAATTGACTAAAATGAACATCAAAAATTATATGGAAAACATTTCAATGATGGAAAGCAGCACGAGTAAAAACCATTATACCTATGCAATATTCAGAAACATGCCGCTACTAATATTGCAGCATGAACCAGTTTCAACCAGTGAATGTACATACAATACCCATATATCGATGCCTGAGTTCGTACTTACCGCTGTTTATTGGATGAAAAAGCACAGCTGAGAATAGACCTAAGAGATTAGCACGCTGCAACACAGATTACCAGCAATGTCTTGGACAAACCTACACAATGTAACAGCCTTTTAATTTCTATATATGCACCCATCTAGCAAACTAGGTGTGGTTTAGGCAAACTTCAGATACTACTTCCTCGATTATAAGCATAGGACCTTGCAAAATATACATAAGCAGCTAATGCAATAGCGCTAAGTCCGGCAAGCAGCCAGTAAAAGTAATCCAGGTGTGCCTTGTTCAAGTTGTCTGAGAACCAGCTCTCGTGTCCATGCCTGCTTGTGGCTTTCTCAATAACAGAGATGAGAAAGCTGCTTAGAAAACTTCCTATCCCTAAGATACTGAGGTATAGAGCCAGACCTGTGCTTTTCAATTGATTCGGCATTTGATCGTAGAAAAGTTCTTGCAAACCAACCATGGAAAGTGCTTCAGAAACTCCATAAATCAAATACTGAGGTATCAACCAGACCACACTCATGGGAATCGTAGCCTTTGGCTTATCAACCAAACCGTACTCTTGAGCAGTTTCAAGACGCTTCATCTCTACTAGAGCAGCTATGACCATTGAAAGAATCGAGGTAAATATCCCAGCTCCAATCCGTTGGAGCATAGTTATACCTGAAGGTTTTGTGGTTATAGCTCTTGCAGTAGGAACCAAAATACGATCATATATAGGGATAAACAGAATTATCGAAAGAGTGATAAATGATCGTAGTGAAGCGGCTGGTACTTCAAAGCTTGGACTGATAGATCTGTCCATTGTACCTCCTTGCTTGATAAACAAAGTGGATGACTGTGAAAATACAATCCCATATGTCAAACATGTTGCCCATATCGGAAATAGCCTGAGAATTGCCTTTGCATCCTCAACCTCGCTGATGCTACAAATGTTCCCATCTTCCTCTGAACCATCAGGTACTAGCAATGCTTTGTTCAGAAACCTACGTCgattgcaataaaaaaaaaaactaaaacattTAAAGGAAGAAAATTTGGTTTGAGATTTGTTATCATAAAGATCAAGGATACAGTTCAAGAAGTCAGTGAAGCATGATCTAGCAACATTATCCCATTCAAACAAGTTCATTAATTTGCAAAGTGGAAACAACCTTACACATTTTTCTATTTGCCAATCTTTGGAAAACACAAGAAATTAGCAACCAGATCGCAGGGGAGAGGAGGAAGGGAGGGGATGGGAGAggaggaaggaggaggagggaggaagaagaaggaggagGGGGGAGGGTGGTGGCAACGGTGAAGGAGGGAGGGGTCGTGGCGGCAACGGATGGTGATGGATGAGGTGGTGAGTGGTTgtgataaaaaaatttttaataaaatttttaaaaatattccaattaaattttaaattttaaaaacaccccAAATACATTTACATTTACAGTGTCAAGTTTTTATATACATCGTTACAGAAAAAGTTTTTAACAATACTCCCCAAAAACACCAAACTCGTACGGCCAAGGACATGAAATTAAAGTCTTAGTTACTAAAAGCTTAGAATAGGTTGGTTTCTCACTTGAATTCTTGAGGACCTTGGTAAGGCACACAGCCCTGAGACTCCAGTTGCATGGATAATGTTGAAGAGGTGGCTCTCCAATTTCTAGCTGCATTCACAAATACTCGACCAATTCTCATAAAAGGGCTCTTCTCCTCACTATTGACGCTAAACCGGTAGGTGACAGTTCCGAGCAAGAACAAGATAAGTCCAAAACCCATTACAAGGCAGGGAATCGCAAATCCAAGGCTCCAACTTAAATTATCTTGAATGTAGGTTAAAATCACTAATGCGACCAAAATAGCCGAGCACATACCAAAATACCACCAGTTGAAAAACGAGCTTTTGGCTTTGCATTCTTCTGGATCTTGTCCATCAAATTGGTCGGCTCCAAAAGCTTGTACGCAAGGCTTATGCCCTCCTTGGGCCACAGCTATTAGATACAATGAAAAGAAGCAGAAAATGATTGGGAATTCAGAAGGTGAACATGTCACAgcgttttctgcattttgacaCCCAGATGAGTTGAAAGAGGGAAGAACTGTTGAAAGGGTCAAGAAGCCAAGTCCCTGTGATTCACAGCAATGCATGGCTTAAGAAATTGTTATCAAAAGAAAGTAAGGCATTGTTTGGACAGCAATTTTTCAATAcgttttccgtgaacacatttttcaatcatctctTTACCTCGCATATATCAAattgctacagtaatttttctacaaaaattcagaaaaatgaaattcaaacaAGGCCTAAGTTTTTGTTTGAGTAATGGCCATTTCTCTTGATTAAGTCAAATATTTGAAACTGTAGCATGAAGTTCACTTcataatttttctgttcttcagTTAGTTCTCCTTTCAATTGTTATCTTTTTTATCTTGAGATTTGAAGGATCATCGTCTTACATCAGAATTAAGCTCGTTTATTAATTCTACCACTAATATGGAATTATGTGGCTATATTTAACCCATGGACTTATTCTTATTCATAGTTGAAACATCAGCTAGGCTGAAAGATCTAGAGCATTATAACATCAAAACAAAATCAGAAGTTAAGGAACAGCATAAGGATCGTCAAAGAGGCTAAAACCATCGAATAGTTTCCGGTAGGAAAAATCTATTTATCCAAACTCTTCACTTTATCTTGTCATACTCGTGTTCTACTCTTCATTTTGCACTAGAATAATAGTATAGATAGCACTCCCATAGATGAGTGCGAGAAATAAAGGAGGAAATATGTTCACTTCTCCGAAAATGCTACAAATGGCTCCAATTGTTTAGCTTCTTTTGTTAGCTATTCTGTTTATGTTCATAATTGTTCAACAGATTACccttcttttttcccctttttgagCAAAAATCAACCTTTTATAAAATAGAGCAAGAAAGCTTACACATTGCAGCAATGAGCAGCCTTTACATCCTACTGTCACCCATACCTATATATACAAAGAACTACAAAAATCTACAAAACACCTATGTACTCGTGAGCAAAATACTTGTGTGTAATCCCCCAATCCTTGATGAAGCTCCAATTTACTCTTGACCTCGGAATTCCGCGCCAAGTAGCACCAACATATCTCACTTCAGTAACTATACTCCTTATAATACGTAATACCAAGGGGAGTAACGTAGGCTTGCTGGAACATCACCTTATTTAGTTATTTCTACTATAAGCATGGTAGTCAACAAGCTTATGCTTGACTACATTCACCTCCCCTTCTTGGATGTGCTTACTATTATCTAATTCAAACAAACCCTCTCCCTCATCTACCTCCTCTCCtctccacacacacacacacacacaaccccccccccccaaaaaaagaaagaaaatacatCTGAGTTTTTAAAGAAATAGATGTCATAAAACCAAGCTTGAACCCCTCCAGTCCATTTGGCCCACATACCCATCAAACtaatggttaaaaaaaaaaaaaaaaaaaccgtagTGGTGCCGAAAGACTTATTTTAACTCTAGCTTTGTCCTTCTCAAAATGCAGTGTACAAAATGCAAAAATGTCTAATTCTTTTATATAATAtgtaatgtattatattattaaTTGATAGTTAGCATAAAGTGACTAATCTTAAGAAATCTAGTGTGGCCaataaaatttgtcaaactaACCAAAGTTAGCTAGTGAATTCACTTATATATGTTTCCTTGAAAAGCAAAAATTAGAATTAGCATTTTCACTTATTTTATTGGCTAGCTGAATAACTAATGTTAGTGTTTCACGAAATCATATGCATAATTTGTGAGTATTAAATTGCAGTGTACGTATTTAATATCCAAAATAAGCTACATAATTACAAATCATCCAAGAGTGAGTT
Protein-coding regions in this window:
- the LOC113713784 gene encoding putative F-box/FBD/LRR-repeat protein At5g22670 isoform X1 yields the protein MRVVESYRGALDSLISAALLCQLQELEISVDNRSSYRERLSPEGIFTCKTLTSLRLVWRRVDFKVPSPVCLPNVKLLCLIGPMFQLGDHDDSLQRLIQGCPLLQELELHCALGDLDQIFAEDACMQIEIRDISSPFLKKVVLHLDGGLDTKVVVESNNLESLEYHFVGAEYKISINAPNLKYLGCGGDINGVSFIQDLNSLVSAKIGSLLEIPNSEIFYNLVNQVKSVESLTLIQPKVLTVDISNYVMPTFSNLISLEFILLNYHAVESWKLMPILIKSAPHLEKLVFGRKMFRAERVEKEFELLFPEFMPKYSIEHLKEIEFTKFDEKRYEFKLVEYLLQNGKALKKMVLRGSLQPSSYDRIMSYMRCSEDCQIVVEERGSEEIWWMLTVDL
- the LOC113713784 gene encoding putative F-box/FBD/LRR-repeat protein At5g22670 isoform X2, with product MRVVESYRGALDSLISAALLCQLQELEISVDNRSSYRERLSPEGIFTCKTLTSLRLVWRRVDFKVPSPVCLPNVKLLCLIGPMFQLGDHDDSLQRLIQGCPLLQELELHCALGDLDQIFAEDACMQIEIRDISSPFLKKVVLHLDGGLDTKVVVESNNLESLEYHFVGAEYKISINAPNLKYLGCGGDINGVKSVESLTLIQPKVLTVDISNYVMPTFSNLISLEFILLNYHAVESWKLMPILIKSAPHLEKLVFGRKMFRAERVEKEFELLFPEFMPKYSIEHLKEIEFTKFDEKRYEFKLVEYLLQNGKALKKMVLRGSLQPSSYDRIMSYMRCSEDCQIVVEERGSEEIWWMLTVDL
- the LOC113713784 gene encoding putative F-box/FBD/LRR-repeat protein At5g22670 isoform X3; the protein is MFQLGDHDDSLQRLIQGCPLLQELELHCALGDLDQIFAEDACMQIEIRDISSPFLKKVVLHLDGGLDTKVVVESNNLESLEYHFVGAEYKISINAPNLKYLGCGGDINGVSFIQDLNSLVSAKIGSLLEIPNSEIFYNLVNQVKSVESLTLIQPKVLTVDISNYVMPTFSNLISLEFILLNYHAVESWKLMPILIKSAPHLEKLVFGRKMFRAERVEKEFELLFPEFMPKYSIEHLKEIEFTKFDEKRYEFKLVEYLLQNGKALKKMVLRGSLQPSSYDRIMSYMRCSEDCQIVVEERGSEEIWWMLTVDL
- the LOC113714511 gene encoding protein NRT1/ PTR FAMILY 5.10-like, with the protein product MAIYTAPQANLSDASDTPTLPNNIVVVEGNVDYKGRPANRSQSGRWKSAAFIIGVEMAERFAHHGISANLISYLTGPLGQSTATAAENVNALSGTALLLPLLGAFVAESFLGQYWTVIISSLLYIMGLGFLTLSTVLPSFNSSGCQNAENAVTCSPSEFPIIFCFFSLYLIAVAQGGHKPCVQAFGADQFDGQDPEECKAKSSFFNWWYFGMCSAILVALVILTYIQDNLSWSLGFAIPCLVMGFGLILFLLGTVTYRFSVNSEEKSPFMRIGRVFVNAARNWRATSSTLSMQLESQGCVPYQGPQEFKFLNKALLVPDGSEEDGNICSISEVEDAKAILRLFPIWATCLTYGIVFSQSSTLFIKQGGTMDRSISPSFEVPAASLRSFITLSIILFIPIYDRILVPTARAITTKPSGITMLQRIGAGIFTSILSMVIAALVEMKRLETAQEYGLVDKPKATIPMSVVWLIPQYLIYGVSEALSMVGLQELFYDQMPNQLKSTGLALYLSILGIGSFLSSFLISVIEKATSRHGHESWFSDNLNKAHLDYFYWLLAGLSAIALAAYVYFARSYAYNRGSSI